Part of the Streptococcus ilei genome is shown below.
CAAACAAAATCGCAAGCTGTATTACCCTTTTGCCTTGGCTGTTATTTTAACGACCATGATCCTCTATAGCTTTATCGCTTTGGCATCAACCCCTCATTTAGAGGATTCTTACGGAGGGGGGGCGGCGAGAACTGTTCTTGGTTTTGGTAGTTTCGTCGTCCAGCTGGTCGTCATCATTTTGGTGGCTTATGCCAATGGCTTTGTCATGAAAAATCGTTCCAAAGAACTGGGCTTGTACAGTGTTCTGGGAATGGAGAAGAAGCATCTCCTCATCATGACCTTATGGGAATTGCTCTTCTTCTATGTTCTCACAGTTGGAGTAGGACTAGGTTTGGGGCTCTTATTTGATCGCCTGATTTTTGCCTTGCTCCTAAAATGTATGGGGCTACCAGTCGTCATTCAATCAACCTTCCAGCTAGGAGCTGTCATTGACACTTTACTTGGGTTAGCCTTAGCTTTTGGCCTCATTCTCTTGTTGAATTCTTTCCGCCTCTTGCGCTACAGTTCCCTCCACCTCATGCAACAGAAAAAAGCAGGAGAGAAGAAGGGACGCTTCTTGCTGGTCCAAACTCTGTTAGGACTTGGGCTCTTAGGAATTGCGTTTTATATAGCGCTAACCGTTGAGCGTCCGGTAGCGGCTGTTCAAGGATTCTTTATTGCTGTCATTTTGGTCATTCTGGCGACTTATCTCTTATTCAACGCAGGCTCCATTACCTTCTTAAGATTTCTCAAAGGTAGGAAATCCTACTATTACAAGCCAGAGAATTTTATATCCGTCTCTAACTTAATCGCTCGGATGCGAAAAAATGCAGCGGGCCTTGCGACCATTAGTATTCTTTCCACCATGGTCTTGGTCACCTTAACCGGGTCGCTCAATATCTTTATTGGAGGGCAGAACTACCTAGATACTGTTTACCCTTCTGATTACATGATTAGTGTGGGGCATATGCCTTCAGATGCTGAGACAGAACCGGTTATCAAGGATGTTCAAGCTCAAATTAAGAAAACAGCCGATGCGACAAATCTATCAGATTATCAGGTGGCACAGACAACATACTGGTCGGCTGAAATTCGAAAGATTGATGGAAGGAGCTTAGAGGTTTATGAACAAGCTGGTCAGGAGATGAAGACAGAGGGAACAGTCTACTTTTTTGATCATGCGACTTACGAGCAACTGACGGGTCAAAAAGTTGAGCTTGGGGAAAATGAAATCCTAGCCTATGGGTATCAGTATCCAGGAAAATTAGATTCGCAATTAGAAATCAATGGGAAGACCTTCACGATTAAACAAAAACTAGACTCCAATTTTATCCAAGGAAAACTCCCTCAATCCGACCTGTTTCAACATCAAATGGGTTTGTACCTTGTCCTCCCTGACTTGAACCAACTGGGTCTAAAAGTTGATAAGAATTTAGAATTCTCTATTAATGCCAAAAATAAAGACAACAAAGATTTTACTGGTGGCGTGACCAAAGAGCTGTATTCGACAGACAAAATGAGTCAATATGGTGCGACTTATTTTGGTGGATATGAACGATACAGTATAGAGAAGGAGTGGCGTGAAAC
Proteins encoded:
- a CDS encoding FtsX-like permease family protein, with amino-acid sequence MFKLSSKLAFSNLKQNRKLYYPFALAVILTTMILYSFIALASTPHLEDSYGGGAARTVLGFGSFVVQLVVIILVAYANGFVMKNRSKELGLYSVLGMEKKHLLIMTLWELLFFYVLTVGVGLGLGLLFDRLIFALLLKCMGLPVVIQSTFQLGAVIDTLLGLALAFGLILLLNSFRLLRYSSLHLMQQKKAGEKKGRFLLVQTLLGLGLLGIAFYIALTVERPVAAVQGFFIAVILVILATYLLFNAGSITFLRFLKGRKSYYYKPENFISVSNLIARMRKNAAGLATISILSTMVLVTLTGSLNIFIGGQNYLDTVYPSDYMISVGHMPSDAETEPVIKDVQAQIKKTADATNLSDYQVAQTTYWSAEIRKIDGRSLEVYEQAGQEMKTEGTVYFFDHATYEQLTGQKVELGENEILAYGYQYPGKLDSQLEINGKTFTIKQKLDSNFIQGKLPQSDLFQHQMGLYLVLPDLNQLGLKVDKNLEFSINAKNKDNKDFTGGVTKELYSTDKMSQYGATYFGGYERYSIEKEWRETAGTLLFIGIFLSVIFLLATVLVIYYKQISEGHEDRDNFVILQQVGLDQKQTGTTIRKQILTVFFLPLFFSFLYLGVAYKMIAKIVAILGATNAGLVLQTTLAICAVFFISYVLVFLLTSRSYRKIVVR